The proteins below are encoded in one region of Helianthus annuus cultivar XRQ/B chromosome 2, HanXRQr2.0-SUNRISE, whole genome shotgun sequence:
- the LOC110924258 gene encoding leukocyte receptor cluster member 1 homolog has translation MGGHGGLNILPQKRWNVYNFDNREKVRKDEEEAAKEEQLKREQSRKRDTEFRIEQLRQARGLASASASASSSRKPTAVEPESVPSPKAEPEPELEPKSKHINLFEGIKILDPVEIVDKSKSKFSDENRKGFKRMKKEAEAPKVVLPEDEKYRLGYGVAGKGVKLPWYMEKRANGDAKGVDNNDDDGGSETVTKSNRKKSVAELREERLKREGREKERVRALMQQKGRRGASVQNDRGYSRRDSWK, from the coding sequence ATGGGAGGCCACGGAGGTCTGAACATTCTCCCTCAGAAGCGTTGGAACGTATACAATTTCGACAACCGAGAAAAAGTCCGCAAAGACGAAGAAGAGGCAGCCAAAGAAGAGCAGCTCAAGCGCGAACAATCTCGCAAGCGCGACACCGAGTTCCGAATCGAACAACTTCGACAAGCCCGCGGCTTAGCTTCAGCCTCTGCCTCTGCTTCCTCGTCACGCAAACCCACCGCCGTTGAACCAGAGTCAGTACCGTCACCCAAAGCTGAACCCGAGCCGGAGTTGGAGCCGAAGTCCAAGCATATTAATCTGTTTGAGGGAATCAAGATTCTTGATCCGGTTGAGATTGTCGACAAGAGTAAAAGTAAATTCAGTGATGAGAATAGGAAGGGGTTTAAGCGGATGAAGAAAGAGGCGGAGGCGCCGAAGGTGGTTTTGCCAGAGGACGAGAAGTATCGGTTAGGGTACGGAGTGGCGGGAAAAGGCGTAAAGTTACCGTGGTACATGGAAAAGCGCGCAAATGGTGATGCGAAAGGAGTTGataataatgatgatgacggTGGTTCAGAGACGGTTACCAAGAGTAATAGAAAGAAGAGTGTGGCGGAACTTAGGGAAGAGAGGTTGAAACGAGAGGGGAGGGAGAAGGAACGCGTACGAGCGTTGATGCAACAGAAGGGGCGACGTGGGGCGTCAGTTCAGAATGACAGAGGATATTCAAGAAG
- the LOC110906794 gene encoding NAC domain-containing protein 69, which yields MNSVTHHNTTTTTTVLNINNHTMLNDPSLFEYTQQQQSSTSNCISDPPGCYPCLHCQCGCHPAKTMKVSETAYLDSLPTGCRFLPTDKELIVHYLRKKINNQNLPKTKISEANVYGYHPKDLTANYPQAIEGIWYFFSSRDRKYARGNRPRRSAGPGYWKANGIVRVIKDNEVKIGNRKLLIYYEGHQPNGTKTSWMMHEYVVEGYETRQPLGSDDKKFDDYVLCKIYKNGRMEQPCVTSNESHSRAKTRAKKAKRQVENPIILQVENNVAVQQPSQNSNPTNHHGESRVGANTRAKEAKRQVMVRDQCVRVVSSQDINPTILQVENNVVVQQPNQNSNPTIRHGESHLRTKTRAKEAKRQVMVRDQHACVVSSQENPTILQVENNVAEQDFKNMGSLYDLIMKSATRQPKHVETTSFQPTRAPLVHQSCPTRLDHNFSLQKPPFFPPTRQRSESLPPVHRHGHPGMYMFDPSSNPPSSQVALTAFQDDNECDGCVIFERNIRLMIAKDGYGDVNFDDNDRFQFNRHEQMDTDESKKHA from the exons ATGAATTCTGTTACACACcataacaccaccaccaccaccaccgtccttAATATTAACAACCACACTATGCTCAATGATCCATCACTTTTCGAATacacacaacaacaacaatcttCTACTTCAAACTGCATCAGTGATCCTCCTGGTTGCTACCCATGTCTTCATTGTCAATGTGGATGTCATCCCGCCAAGACAATGAAGGTGTCCGAGACCGCTTATCTTGATTCCCTTCCGACCGGGTGTCGATTCTTGCCAACTGATAAAGAACTCATTGTCCATTATCTAAGAAAGAAGATAAATAATCAGAATCTTCCCAAGACCAAGATTAGTGAAGCTAATGTGTATGGATATCACCCAAAGGATCTTACAG CGAATTACCCGCAAGCTATAGAAGGGATATGGTACTTTTTCTCGTCAAGAGACCGAAAGTATGCCCGCGGTAACCGCCCAAGACGAAGTGCTGGTCCTGGTTATTGGAAGGCCAATGGTATTGTCAGAGTTATCAAAGACAATGAGGTTAAAATAGGTAATAGGAAGTTGTTGATTTATTACGAAGGACATCAACCAAACGGGACTAAAACGAGTTGGATGATGCACGAATATGTGGTCGAGGGTTATGAAACGCGACAGCCTTTAGGTTCGGATGACAAAAAG TTTGATGATTATGTTCTATGTAAGATCTACAAAAATGGAAGGATGGAGCAACCTTGTGTTACCTCCAATGAATCACACTCGCGTGCTAAAACTAGAGCTAAAAAAGCGAAAAGGCAAGTTGAAAATCCCATTATTCTTCAAGTCGAAAACAATGTGGCTGTTCAACAACCTAGCCAAAACTCAAATCCTACTAATCATCATGGTGAATCCCGCGTGGGTGCTAACACTAGAGCTAAAGAAGCGAAAAGGCAAGTTATGGTTCGTGATCAATGCGTACGTGTGGTCTCTAGTCAAGACATAAATCCCACTATTCTTCAAGTCGAAAACAATGTGGTTGTTCAACAACCTAACCAAAACTCAAATCCTACTATTCGTCATGGTGAATCTCACTTGCGTACTAAAACTAGAGCTAAAGAAGCGAAAAGGCAAGTTATGGTTCGTGATCAACATGCTTGTGTGGTCTCTAGTCAAGAAAATCCCACTATTCTACAAGTCGAAAACAATGTAGCCGAGCAAGACTTCAAAAATATGGGATCTCTCTATGATCTAATCATGAAATCCGCCACGAGGCAGCCTAAACATGTCGAAACGACAAGCTTTCAACCAACTAGAGCTCCATTAGTGCATCAATCTTGTCCAACGCGATTAGACCACAATTTCTCATTGCAAAAACCTCCATTTTTTCCACCAACACGGCAGCGGTCTGAATCTTTGCCACCTGTACATAGGCATGGGCATCCAGGGATGTATATGTTTGATCCAAGTTCGAATCCACCATCGTCACAAGTGGCACTAACGGCTTTTCAAGACGACAATGAGTGTGATGGTTGTGTCATTTTCGAACGAAACATCAGACTCATGATTGCCAAAGATGGATACGGTGATGTTAATTTTGACGATAATGATCGGTTCCAGTTTAATAGACATGAACAGATGGATACTGATGAATCAAAGAAGCATGCTTGA
- the LOC110924271 gene encoding membrane magnesium transporter: protein MAMNTSFTIGIIAISMLLHAAYSTIQYRTLLKITEVEFTGPPYEVLVELMLVMVLSLFAGLTVPGNFRSILPDSDENRVVFVPSNKNFMIFNHRGMAFPTEMGLKLN, encoded by the exons ATGGCGATGAACACGAGCTTCACCATCGGTATCATCGCAATTTCGATGCTTTTACACGCTGCTTACTCAACTATTCAAT ACAGAACTTTGCTAAAGATCACTGAAGTTGAGTTTACAGGACCTCCTTATGAA GTGCTGGTTGAGTTGATGTTAGTGATGGTTTTGAGTCTGTTTGCTGGGTTAACTGTGCCCGGGAATTTTCGATCAATCCTCCCGGATTCGGATGAGAACAG GGTGGTGTTTGTACCCTCGAACAAGAACTTTATGATCTTCAATCATCGAGGAATGGCGTTCCCTACAGAGATGGGCTTGAAGCTCAACTGA
- the LOC110924263 gene encoding transcription initiation factor TFIID subunit 8, producing MNNGCRVDTDRFDKSDRERVGADEFGRSIAKVAVGQICERLGFYSANDSALEALADIVIRYVKDLGKTAKFYANVANRTECNVFDVIQGLEDLGSSVGYPGGSEGCSSVSASGVMKEVMEYVEGVEEVPFAQPVARFPIVRSRRLTPSFVQMGETPEFKHVPDWLPAFPDPHTYVYSPVWNERTSDPRSDKVELARQRRKAESSLLSLTKRLLSSGSAVTSTVEAANGGKKTRFLALTDGQTVKQSAEGEKAVFETELNPVVLPGKHVNDSNTENHVSILETFTPVIEAINGRVSESGENGERDFLDKRPSVRLNFNNGRKMIGDSLDLRLWNRGTGRISSWFGRDDVMDDKKRRAEYILRQSMENPLDLPQL from the coding sequence ATGAACAATGGATGTAGAGTAGATACCGATAGATTCGATAAATCCGATAGGGAGCGTGTAGGTGCGGATGAATTCGGTAGGTCTATAGCGAAAGTAGCGGTGGGGCAGATATGCGAGCGTCTCGGTTTTTATAGTGCGAATGATTCGGCTTTAGAGGCTCTTGCTGATATTGTTATTAGGTATGTGAAGGATTTGGGGAAAACCGCAAAGTTTTACGCGAATGTGGCGAATAGAACGGAATGTAATGTGTTTGATGTGATTCAAGGGTTGGAGGATTTGGGGTCGTCGGTTGGGTATCCGGGTGGGTCGGAGGGGTGTAGTAGTGTGTCAGCGTCGGGGGTGATGAAGGAGGTTATGGAGTATGTTGAAGGGGTTGAAGAAGTTCCGTTTGCTCAACCTGTTGCGAGGTTTCCGATTGTTAGAAGTAGGAGGTTGACGCCGAGTTTTGTGCAGATGGGTGAGACGCCTGAGTTTAAGCATGTGCCGGATTGGTTACCTGCGTTTCCGGATCCACATACTTATGTTTACTCGCCGGTTTGGAATGAAAGGACTTCGGATCCTAGATCGGATAAGGTTGAACTCGCTAGACAAAGAAGGAAAGCGGAAAGCTCGTTGTTGAGTTTGACGAAACGGTTGTTGTCTAGTGGTTCGGCTGTAACTTCCACCGTTGAAGCTGCTAACGGCGGTAAAAAGACCCGATTTCTTGCGCTTACCGATGGTCAAACGGTCAAACAGTCAGCCGAAGGTGAGAAAGCGGTTTTCGAGACAGAACTTAATCCGGTTGTCTTGCCAGGTAAACACGTGAACGATTCTAATACAGAGAATCATGTATCTATATTGGAAACTTTTACACCTGTTATAGAAGCTATTAACGGAAGGGTTTCAGAGTCGGGTGAGAACGGAGAACGAGATTTTCTAGATAAACGGCCTTCGGTTCGATTAAATTTCAATAACGGTAGAAAAATGATCGGTGATTCATTGGATTTGAGACTATGGAACAGGGGTACAGGGAGAATTTCATCGTGGTTCGGACGCGATGACGTCATGGATGACAAGAAACGGAGAGCCGAATATATTTTAAGACAATCGATGGAAAACCCGCTGGATCTCCCTCAATTGTAG
- the LOC110924279 gene encoding uncharacterized protein LOC110924279: MEKYFGNAYRGDPGVPHSGQEKFLSIWIGSIAFSAITWSHPYIWQLSNRYNWHDHAMLFEQYHWKKALQKKQKYKFSWNENWSRAARDSYYFNWPVYFP, from the exons ATGGAGAAATACTTTGGAAACGCATACAGAGGAGATCCAGGGGTTCCACACTCGGGTCAAGAGAAGTTCCTCAGTATATGGATCGGGTCAATCGCATTCTCCGCCATCACGTGGTCGCATCCATACATTTGGCAACTCTCCAATCGATACAA TTGGCATGATCACGCCATGCTGTTTGAGCAGTACCATTGGAAGAAGGCACTGCAGAAGAAACAGAAATACAAATTCTCG TGGAACGAGAACTGGAGCAGAGCAGCACGTGATTCGTATTACTTCAACTGGCCGGTTTACTTCCCTTAA